Proteins co-encoded in one Sulfuricystis thermophila genomic window:
- a CDS encoding 1,4-dihydroxy-2-naphthoate polyprenyltransferase, producing MKPEPPATAIAAPPSGWRIWWTAARPRTLPLSATPVLVGLAIAWAEGTPPRGWVALATLACALLIQIGTNLFNDAADFERGNDRPGRLGPLRITAAGWASADAVRRASLLVFGMAFVLGIFLAIAGGWPIIAIGLASLAAGYAYSGGPRPISHTPFGELFVWLFFGVLAVAGSHWLQAERASPAALLSGAALGLPAAAVLLVNNLRDVASDTAAGRFTLAAVLGDAPARDTYAVLMVTPFLFVPLIAALLPSRHGVWLTLAALPVCLALVRAMRKAEGGQLNEVLAGTARAQFVFGLLLALGCLLPP from the coding sequence ATGAAACCCGAACCGCCCGCCACCGCCATTGCTGCGCCACCGAGCGGCTGGCGCATCTGGTGGACCGCCGCCCGGCCTCGCACCCTGCCGCTTTCCGCCACGCCGGTGCTGGTCGGCCTCGCCATCGCCTGGGCCGAGGGTACCCCGCCCCGCGGCTGGGTGGCCCTGGCGACCTTGGCTTGCGCGCTCTTGATCCAGATCGGCACGAATCTCTTCAACGACGCCGCCGACTTCGAGCGCGGCAACGACCGGCCCGGACGTCTCGGCCCCTTGCGCATCACCGCCGCCGGCTGGGCAAGCGCCGATGCGGTGCGCCGCGCCTCGCTGCTCGTCTTCGGCATGGCTTTCGTCCTGGGCATCTTCCTCGCCATTGCGGGCGGATGGCCGATCATCGCCATCGGCCTGGCCTCGCTCGCGGCGGGCTACGCCTACTCGGGCGGGCCGCGACCGATCTCGCATACGCCGTTCGGCGAGCTCTTCGTCTGGCTGTTCTTCGGCGTGCTGGCGGTGGCCGGCAGCCACTGGTTGCAGGCCGAGCGCGCCTCCCCTGCCGCCCTGCTCTCCGGCGCCGCATTGGGCTTGCCCGCCGCCGCAGTGCTGCTGGTCAACAACCTGCGCGATGTGGCCAGCGACACCGCCGCCGGCCGTTTCACGCTAGCGGCCGTCCTGGGTGACGCGCCCGCTCGCGATACCTATGCCGTTTTGATGGTCACGCCCTTCCTTTTCGTGCCATTGATCGCGGCGCTGCTGCCCAGCCGGCATGGCGTCTGGCTCACCCTCGCCGCGTTGCCGGTTTGTCTTGCGCTCGTGCGCGCGATGCGCAAAGCCGAAGGGGGTCAACTCAATGAAGTGCTCGCCGGCACTGCACGCGCGCAGTTCGTTTTCGGCCTCCTCCTTGCCCTCGGTTGCCTGTTACCGCCATGA
- a CDS encoding class I SAM-dependent methyltransferase translates to MPARHALDESFGRFDVAPEERKSRIRRMFDSIAPRYDLMNDLMSFGIHRLWKRRLARRCEGIHGIVVDLAGGTGDVARLLDGCGRRVIVCDPSVPMMQAGRRPADTRIRWLAGEAEALPFADGSVDLLTIAFGIRNVTRLSAALAEIHRVLAPGGRFVCLEFSRPHKWFAPFYDAYSKLVIPRLGAAVARAPGAYQYLIESIRRFPDQREFAALIAAGGFTDVRWENLSFGIACLHFGTKPA, encoded by the coding sequence ATGCCGGCTCGTCACGCGCTCGACGAGAGCTTCGGTCGCTTCGATGTCGCCCCGGAAGAGCGGAAGAGCCGCATCCGGCGCATGTTCGACAGCATCGCGCCGCGCTACGACCTGATGAACGACCTGATGAGCTTCGGCATCCACCGGCTCTGGAAACGTCGTCTCGCCCGCCGCTGCGAAGGGATTCATGGCATCGTCGTCGATCTCGCCGGCGGCACCGGCGATGTCGCGCGCCTGCTCGACGGCTGTGGCCGGCGCGTCATCGTCTGCGACCCGAGCGTGCCGATGATGCAAGCAGGGCGGCGTCCCGCGGACACGCGCATCCGCTGGCTGGCCGGCGAGGCCGAAGCCCTGCCTTTCGCGGACGGCAGCGTCGATCTGCTGACGATCGCCTTCGGCATCCGCAATGTCACCCGGCTCTCTGCGGCACTGGCCGAAATCCATCGTGTGCTCGCACCCGGCGGCCGCTTCGTCTGTCTGGAATTCTCCCGCCCGCACAAGTGGTTCGCCCCTTTTTATGACGCCTACTCGAAGCTCGTCATTCCTCGCTTGGGCGCCGCGGTGGCGCGCGCGCCCGGCGCTTATCAGTATCTGATCGAATCGATCCGGCGCTTTCCCGACCAGCGTGAATTCGCCGCTTTGATCGCCGCGGGGGGGTTTACCGACGTGCGATGGGAAAACCTCTCGTTCGGCATCGCCTGCCTGCACTTTGGCACCAAGCCCGCATGA
- a CDS encoding TlpA family protein disulfide reductase codes for MERKTERLAWVMLWLLALPMLAWAQDAAPLFDAQLVDAQDKPATLAIFRGKPLIVNFWARWCSPCRDEMPEIKLIDSQYRGRGLTVIGIAIEDNSANARDFLKAYEIDYPNFFAGSRGTELLKTLGNDKAGLPFTVFIDRQGKLIGHKLGRISRGELEAAANALLQ; via the coding sequence ATGGAACGGAAAACGGAGCGGCTGGCATGGGTGATGCTGTGGCTGCTTGCGCTGCCGATGCTGGCATGGGCGCAGGATGCCGCCCCGCTGTTTGACGCCCAGCTCGTCGATGCGCAAGACAAGCCGGCGACGCTGGCCATCTTCCGTGGCAAGCCCTTGATCGTCAATTTCTGGGCGCGCTGGTGCTCGCCGTGCCGTGACGAAATGCCGGAAATCAAGCTCATCGACAGCCAATACCGCGGCCGGGGACTCACCGTGATCGGCATCGCGATCGAAGACAACAGCGCCAATGCGCGGGATTTCCTCAAGGCCTACGAGATCGATTACCCGAATTTCTTTGCTGGCTCACGCGGCACGGAGCTCCTCAAGACGCTCGGCAACGACAAGGCGGGGCTGCCCTTCACCGTATTCATCGACCGCCAGGGCAAGCTCATCGGCCACAAGCTCGGCCGCATCAGCCGAGGCGAACTCGAAGCCGCCGCCAACGCCCTGCTCCAATGA
- a CDS encoding ABC transporter permease produces the protein MKQLWLTARLDIVESLRARWFLIYTGVFGGIVALLFLFGLTESRVLGFIGLSRLLVTYIQLTMAIMPIFVLITTVRSVAGDREAGVFEYLLSLPVGLAAWFWGKILGRYLVIFAPVFLAMLAAVGIAMIKEIEIPWDMFGYYTALLAAMAACFLGLGMLISAIARSTDMAQGAAFLTWLILLLFLDLILLGVMIQGRVAPEVAIGIALANPLQVFRTAALALFDPQLIVLGPAAYVILDTFGATGYKLFALAYPTALGLIAAGLGYFIFRRGDLP, from the coding sequence ATGAAACAACTCTGGCTCACTGCCCGTCTCGACATCGTCGAATCGCTGCGCGCGCGCTGGTTCCTCATCTACACCGGCGTGTTTGGCGGCATCGTCGCCCTGCTGTTCCTGTTCGGCCTCACCGAATCGCGCGTGCTCGGCTTCATCGGCTTATCGCGCCTGTTGGTCACCTACATCCAGCTCACCATGGCGATCATGCCGATCTTCGTCTTGATCACCACAGTGCGCTCGGTCGCCGGCGATCGCGAAGCGGGCGTCTTCGAGTATCTGCTGTCGCTGCCGGTGGGACTGGCCGCCTGGTTCTGGGGCAAGATCCTCGGCCGTTATCTGGTCATCTTCGCGCCCGTGTTCCTTGCCATGCTGGCCGCGGTCGGCATCGCGATGATCAAGGAGATCGAGATTCCTTGGGACATGTTCGGCTATTACACGGCCCTCCTCGCCGCGATGGCTGCCTGTTTCCTGGGACTGGGGATGCTGATTTCCGCGATCGCGCGCAGCACCGACATGGCGCAGGGCGCCGCCTTCCTGACCTGGCTGATCCTGCTGCTGTTCCTCGACCTGATCCTGTTGGGCGTGATGATCCAGGGGCGGGTCGCCCCCGAGGTAGCGATCGGCATCGCACTCGCGAATCCCTTGCAGGTGTTCCGCACCGCGGCGCTGGCCTTGTTCGACCCGCAGCTCATCGTGCTCGGACCGGCTGCGTATGTGATCCTCGACACCTTCGGCGCTACCGGCTACAAGCTGTTCGCGCTCGCCTATCCGACGGCGCTGGGACTCATCGCTGCCGGGCTCGGTTACTTCATCTTCCGTCGCGGAGATTTACCGTGA
- a CDS encoding ABC transporter ATP-binding protein: protein MIRCENLSKSFRRARVLDGIDLDVRLGERIALIGSNGAGKTTLIRCLLGEYVHEGKVTIDGHTPRTERTAVLGKIGFVPQLPPPLKMPVGQLIEFSAALSGADHGQIDAIAERLGLPVDSIRTRPFNRLSGGMKQKLLIAIALGRNAKLLIMDEPAANLDPAARKIFFELLAERQHDATMIISSHRIDEVAALVNRVIEMDMGKIVLDDKVADDVSLSGLFACRLVVRRQDAALAKTLTSWKFTTDDDGITWRGEVAGPDRLRFLGMLSRYVALLADLGLSEKVGAGDTAP from the coding sequence ATGATCCGCTGCGAAAACCTCTCCAAATCCTTCCGCCGCGCGCGTGTGCTCGACGGCATCGATCTCGACGTGCGCTTGGGCGAACGCATCGCGCTGATCGGCTCGAACGGCGCCGGCAAGACCACCTTGATCCGCTGTCTGCTCGGCGAATACGTCCATGAAGGCAAGGTGACCATCGATGGCCATACTCCACGCACCGAGCGCACCGCGGTGCTCGGCAAGATCGGCTTCGTGCCCCAGCTGCCGCCGCCCTTGAAGATGCCGGTCGGCCAGCTGATCGAATTCTCCGCCGCACTCTCCGGGGCCGATCACGGCCAGATCGACGCGATTGCCGAGCGTCTTGGCCTGCCCGTCGATTCGATCCGCACGCGCCCTTTCAACCGGCTCTCCGGCGGCATGAAGCAGAAGCTCCTGATCGCCATCGCGCTCGGCCGCAATGCGAAGCTCTTGATCATGGACGAGCCGGCCGCCAACCTCGACCCGGCGGCACGCAAGATCTTCTTCGAGCTCCTGGCCGAACGCCAGCACGATGCGACGATGATCATCTCGAGCCACCGCATCGACGAAGTCGCCGCGCTGGTCAATCGCGTCATCGAAATGGACATGGGCAAGATCGTGCTCGACGACAAGGTCGCCGACGATGTCTCGCTCTCGGGTCTTTTCGCCTGCCGCCTCGTCGTGCGCCGTCAGGACGCCGCACTAGCCAAGACGCTGACGAGCTGGAAATTCACCACCGATGATGACGGCATCACTTGGCGCGGCGAAGTGGCCGGGCCGGACCGCCTGCGCTTCCTCGGCATGCTCTCGCGTTATGTCGCCCTGCTCGCCGATCTCGGCTTGTCCGAAAAAGTCGGCGCTGGCGACACGGCACCTTGA
- a CDS encoding type II toxin-antitoxin system HicA family toxin, with protein MKRQELIAKLTEAGCIFVRHGSRHDLYRNPVTGRQQPVPRHTEIDEQLARHILKFLTTCK; from the coding sequence ATGAAGCGCCAGGAACTGATTGCCAAACTGACCGAAGCCGGCTGCATCTTCGTTCGCCACGGATCACGTCACGACCTCTATCGCAATCCCGTCACCGGACGACAACAACCGGTGCCGCGTCATACCGAAATCGACGAACAGCTCGCTCGCCATATCCTCAAGTTTCTTACCACCTGCAAATGA
- a CDS encoding type II toxin-antitoxin system HicB family antitoxin has protein sequence MKLNMIYWKSDRFWIGKLVDHPEIMTQGETLEELEENMKDAYLLMVMDDVPSDYRVKEVPLTL, from the coding sequence ATGAAGCTGAACATGATTTACTGGAAAAGCGATCGTTTCTGGATTGGCAAGCTCGTCGATCATCCAGAGATCATGACCCAGGGTGAAACTCTCGAAGAACTCGAGGAGAACATGAAGGATGCCTATCTGCTGATGGTCATGGACGACGTCCCAAGCGATTATCGGGTCAAGGAAGTCCCCTTGACCTTATGA
- a CDS encoding NapH/MauN family ferredoxin-type protein, with protein MSNALKRRFVEQIKVMFGAEPQKPTLIEERAIEVHQLKRMTNKAELAAAKEAHRAREKNHKWRNIRWATLIFVNLLFVVSYHFDIQLLEGALTASRFAGFHLIDLNSALQVMLAHKHIITNLLIGTGTVLALWILLGGRTFCSWVCPYHFLAEWAEKLHLFLVQKKLVTDTPIDRRWRTVSWVIFALLALITGYTVYESISPTGIVSRALIYSGGVLAMLWVLALLVFEVFFVRRAWCRYACPIGLTYGVVGIVSPLRVKYTLQGCFHEGDCRKVCLVPHVLDTVIKGRAVDTEVPIGPDCTRCGLCVDTCPTGSLKFDIKGLSKLM; from the coding sequence ATGAGCAACGCACTCAAACGCCGCTTCGTCGAACAGATCAAGGTGATGTTCGGCGCCGAACCGCAAAAGCCCACGCTGATCGAAGAACGCGCCATCGAGGTGCATCAGTTGAAGCGCATGACCAACAAGGCGGAACTCGCCGCCGCGAAGGAGGCGCACCGCGCCCGCGAGAAGAACCACAAGTGGCGCAACATCCGCTGGGCGACGCTGATCTTCGTCAATCTGCTGTTCGTCGTCTCTTACCACTTCGACATCCAGCTGCTCGAAGGCGCGCTCACCGCCTCGCGTTTCGCCGGCTTCCACCTGATCGACCTCAACTCGGCCCTGCAGGTGATGCTCGCCCACAAGCACATCATCACCAACCTCCTGATCGGCACCGGCACGGTGCTGGCGTTGTGGATCCTGCTCGGCGGGCGCACCTTCTGTTCCTGGGTGTGTCCCTATCATTTCCTCGCCGAATGGGCCGAAAAGCTCCACCTCTTCCTGGTGCAAAAGAAGCTCGTCACCGACACGCCGATCGATCGCCGCTGGCGCACCGTCTCCTGGGTCATCTTCGCGCTGCTGGCGCTCATTACCGGCTACACCGTGTATGAATCGATCTCGCCGACCGGCATCGTCTCGCGGGCCCTGATCTACAGCGGCGGTGTGCTGGCCATGCTCTGGGTGCTGGCGCTCCTGGTCTTCGAAGTATTCTTCGTGCGCCGCGCCTGGTGTCGCTATGCCTGCCCGATCGGGCTGACCTATGGCGTGGTCGGTATCGTCTCACCGCTGCGCGTCAAATACACGCTCCAAGGCTGCTTCCACGAGGGCGACTGCCGCAAGGTCTGTCTGGTGCCGCACGTACTGGACACGGTGATCAAAGGCCGCGCGGTCGACACCGAAGTGCCGATCGGCCCGGACTGCACGCGCTGTGGGCTGTGCGTCGACACCTGCCCGACCGGTTCGCTGAAGTTCGACATCAAGGGGCTATCGAAGCTGATGTAG
- a CDS encoding 4Fe-4S dicluster domain-containing protein, whose amino-acid sequence MSEDDTPKVGAADTAPPPPQGAPGAKPPLSKERRLQARRRFMRTILLGGGVFGAALSGFLPVAYAQKKRLRPPGALDEKDFLASCIKCGQCVQVCPVNAIKLADLADGFGVGVPYIEAREQACDFSCDAVQCILACPTGALTYKKPAYMSVRPGAKLAEKPILLAKEKDPEPTLNLTERIGVARLTRPESCLAMQGKGFKGQARGPDFKGELRYMSVDRWRPIKVADHPYDVELCDLCVQACPIKGAISLETVFAPDGSQRKTPVVHEPCVGCGVCEMICPTEPASIEVIPGEGWRT is encoded by the coding sequence ATGAGCGAAGACGACACCCCCAAAGTCGGCGCTGCTGACACGGCACCCCCGCCCCCCCAGGGAGCCCCCGGCGCCAAACCGCCCCTTTCCAAGGAGCGGCGCCTGCAGGCGCGCCGCCGCTTCATGCGCACCATCCTGCTCGGTGGCGGCGTGTTCGGCGCTGCGCTGTCGGGCTTTCTGCCCGTCGCCTATGCGCAGAAGAAACGCCTGCGCCCGCCCGGTGCGCTCGATGAAAAGGATTTTCTCGCCAGCTGCATCAAGTGCGGACAATGCGTGCAGGTCTGCCCGGTGAATGCGATCAAACTCGCCGACCTTGCCGATGGCTTCGGCGTCGGCGTGCCCTACATCGAAGCGCGCGAGCAAGCCTGCGATTTTTCCTGCGACGCGGTGCAGTGCATCCTCGCCTGCCCAACCGGGGCGCTGACCTACAAGAAGCCGGCCTACATGAGCGTACGCCCGGGTGCGAAGCTGGCTGAAAAGCCGATTTTGCTCGCCAAGGAGAAAGACCCCGAGCCGACGCTCAATCTCACCGAACGCATCGGTGTCGCCCGGCTCACCCGTCCCGAATCCTGCCTCGCGATGCAAGGCAAGGGCTTCAAGGGGCAGGCGCGCGGCCCCGACTTCAAGGGCGAGCTGCGCTACATGAGCGTCGATCGCTGGCGGCCGATCAAGGTCGCCGACCATCCCTATGATGTCGAACTGTGCGATTTGTGCGTGCAGGCTTGCCCGATCAAGGGTGCGATCAGTCTGGAAACCGTGTTCGCGCCGGATGGCAGCCAACGAAAGACGCCCGTCGTGCATGAGCCCTGTGTCGGCTGCGGGGTCTGCGAGATGATCTGCCCGACCGAGCCGGCGAGCATCGAGGTCATACCCGGCGAAGGCTGGAGGACTTAA
- the nosD gene encoding nitrous oxide reductase family maturation protein NosD, protein MARWRSIVPGLMLGGFSLLVTAQGVSDKVGIGETSGRLGETADLSNAPRVTIDRPKPTYPLYERDKRMHGYPPFQALVDAAPAGSVLKVPPGNYAGPVVVKKPLVIDGEGKVTIDAGDRGTVFSLETDGAVLRGMHLTGSGANHDTDDSCLDVRGHNNVIENLQIDNCLFGIDLKQSSNNIVRGNRISSKPFDLGIRGDGIRLWYSNNNLIENNLVTDSRDNVAWYSHRNIYRGNEGRRSRYSIHFMFANNNIVENNRFYDNAVGIYFMYMEGGGARNNIISHATGATGMALGFKEASDIFIENNEIIYSAVGVGSDLSPFQPNTTIRFKGNRFAYNGIAVQLTSELGGNFLDDNIFEGNLTDIYQAGRGQGDKNTWRGNYFDTYQGFDKDGDGYGDTPHEEYAYADQIWMETPPARFFKTSPVLELLDFLERLAPITSPELQARDPKPRMHKPARNAG, encoded by the coding sequence ATGGCGCGCTGGCGGTCGATCGTGCCGGGTCTGATGCTCGGCGGCTTCTCGCTGCTCGTCACCGCGCAAGGGGTGAGCGACAAGGTCGGCATCGGCGAGACCTCCGGCCGCTTGGGCGAAACGGCCGACCTGTCGAACGCGCCGCGCGTCACGATCGATCGGCCCAAACCCACCTATCCGCTCTACGAGCGCGACAAACGGATGCATGGCTATCCGCCGTTCCAGGCGCTCGTCGATGCCGCGCCGGCCGGCTCGGTGCTGAAAGTACCCCCCGGCAACTACGCCGGGCCGGTGGTCGTCAAGAAACCGCTCGTCATCGACGGAGAGGGCAAGGTGACGATCGATGCCGGCGATCGTGGCACGGTGTTCTCGCTGGAAACCGATGGGGCAGTCTTGCGTGGCATGCATCTGACGGGTTCCGGCGCCAACCACGACACCGATGATTCCTGCCTCGACGTGCGCGGCCACAACAACGTGATCGAGAATCTGCAGATCGACAACTGCCTGTTCGGCATCGACCTCAAGCAGTCGAGCAACAACATCGTGCGTGGCAACCGCATCTCCTCGAAACCCTTCGATCTGGGTATCCGTGGAGATGGCATCCGCCTCTGGTACAGCAACAACAACCTGATCGAAAACAACCTCGTCACCGATTCGCGCGACAACGTCGCCTGGTATTCGCATCGCAACATCTACCGCGGCAACGAAGGACGGCGCAGCCGCTATTCGATCCACTTCATGTTCGCCAACAACAACATCGTCGAGAACAACCGTTTCTACGACAATGCAGTCGGCATCTATTTCATGTACATGGAGGGCGGCGGCGCGCGCAACAACATCATCTCGCATGCCACCGGTGCGACCGGCATGGCGCTCGGCTTCAAGGAAGCCTCGGACATCTTCATCGAGAACAACGAGATCATCTACAGCGCCGTGGGCGTCGGCTCGGATCTGTCGCCGTTCCAGCCGAACACGACGATCCGCTTCAAGGGCAATCGTTTCGCCTACAACGGCATCGCAGTGCAACTGACCAGCGAACTCGGCGGCAACTTCCTCGACGACAATATCTTCGAAGGCAATCTGACCGACATCTATCAGGCCGGACGCGGCCAGGGCGACAAAAACACCTGGCGCGGCAACTACTTCGACACCTATCAGGGTTTCGACAAGGATGGGGATGGCTATGGCGACACGCCGCACGAGGAGTACGCCTACGCCGACCAGATCTGGATGGAAACACCGCCGGCCCGTTTCTTCAAGACTTCGCCGGTACTCGAGCTGCTCGATTTCCTCGAACGGCTGGCCCCGATCACCTCTCCCGAACTGCAGGCGCGCGACCCGAAACCGCGCATGCACAAACCCGCGAGGAATGCAGGATGA
- a CDS encoding c-type cytochrome yields MKKVITLAIAAALLPATAALAQVPAQKKSGIESKDYQWNKMEGKKAEALHLKGDPKAGEESYEVCGGCHLPNGAGRDDGTFPQLAGQHATVLLKQMADIVEGLRDNPTMYPFAKEALKDPQELANTAAYIQTLCIPTDHGKYEGPDAAQQIAKGKELYEKQCKECHGMHGEGNAEKFYPVIAGQHYKYLLRQMTEIRDGKRRNANPDMVKVIKPYTNDQLVAISAYQASLSMPGKMCAAKPAAKGGKKK; encoded by the coding sequence ATGAAGAAAGTCATCACCTTGGCCATCGCGGCCGCCCTGCTCCCCGCAACCGCAGCACTTGCCCAAGTGCCAGCGCAGAAGAAGTCTGGCATCGAGAGCAAGGACTATCAATGGAACAAGATGGAAGGCAAGAAGGCCGAAGCTCTCCATCTCAAAGGCGATCCGAAGGCAGGTGAGGAAAGCTATGAGGTCTGCGGCGGCTGCCATTTGCCCAATGGCGCCGGCCGTGACGATGGCACCTTCCCGCAGCTCGCCGGCCAGCACGCGACCGTATTGCTCAAGCAGATGGCCGACATCGTCGAGGGCTTACGCGACAACCCGACGATGTATCCGTTCGCCAAGGAAGCCCTGAAGGATCCTCAGGAGCTCGCCAATACCGCGGCCTACATCCAGACGCTCTGCATCCCGACCGACCACGGCAAATACGAAGGTCCCGATGCTGCGCAGCAAATCGCCAAGGGCAAAGAGCTCTATGAAAAGCAATGCAAGGAATGCCACGGCATGCACGGTGAAGGCAATGCCGAGAAGTTCTATCCGGTCATCGCCGGTCAGCATTACAAGTATCTGCTGCGTCAAATGACCGAGATCCGCGACGGCAAGCGCCGCAACGCCAACCCGGACATGGTGAAGGTGATCAAACCCTATACCAATGACCAACTGGTGGCGATCTCGGCCTATCAGGCGAGCCTGTCGATGCCCGGCAAGATGTGCGCGGCCAAGCCCGCAGCCAAGGGCGGCAAGAAGAAGTAA
- a CDS encoding c-type cytochrome, with protein MMLKGTLTTVLALAISAPVFAADGATLYKEKTCFTCHGKDAKTPIMPSYPKLAGQNAEYALQQMKDIKSGARNNGQTAAMKGVMHLVNDEEMKAIAEYLSKLK; from the coding sequence ATGATGCTGAAAGGAACCCTCACGACGGTGCTCGCGCTGGCCATTTCCGCCCCGGTTTTCGCTGCTGATGGCGCGACGCTTTACAAGGAAAAAACCTGCTTCACCTGTCATGGCAAAGATGCCAAGACGCCGATCATGCCCAGCTATCCGAAGCTCGCCGGACAGAACGCCGAATATGCGCTGCAGCAGATGAAAGACATCAAGAGCGGCGCGCGCAACAATGGCCAGACCGCGGCGATGAAGGGCGTGATGCACCTCGTCAATGACGAGGAGATGAAGGCGATCGCCGAATATCTGTCCAAGTTGAAGTAA